One part of the Rutidosis leptorrhynchoides isolate AG116_Rl617_1_P2 chromosome 1, CSIRO_AGI_Rlap_v1, whole genome shotgun sequence genome encodes these proteins:
- the LOC139887288 gene encoding uncharacterized protein, protein MCTEGKQDEVKNLIKDERLCICAVLETHLKAHNIDKACKYVFRRWHWRSNIRNSPNSCRIILGWNNDIIKVTPIHEDKQVMFCLFELRDKPVSWFGSCVYASNNGRGRRKLWRELEIQSNITKNRPWIIFGDFTVTRRLNEHTAGGSFLTDEMHEFNDCVNKIEVDDIGSSGFHYTWTRSLKNPNCGILKKLDRILINEEFLTQFPQAYGRFLLYVISDHSPAVLGITKSQDAQKKSFRFMNYIAYKDGFRELVNEEWSKNIHGYAMFRVVKKLENLKKGLKSLNWKNGNLHEKVEALKADLKEIQKKVDDDPYEGALRKKATEVLEEYENAKMDELRLLYQKAKIDWLIDGDKNTKYFHSILKSRKHKSRVESICDENGNRYFDEQVAEQCVRHFQQFLGVADNTRPVEELGKYIF, encoded by the coding sequence ATGTGCACTGAAGGTAAACAGGATGAAGTTAAGAATTTGATTAAGGATGAGAGGCTTTGTATATGTGCTGTGCTTGAAACACATCTTAAGGCTCATAATATTGATAAAGCATGTAAGTATGTATTTAGGAGATGGCATTGGAGATCTAATATTAGGAATAGTCCTAATAGTTGTAGAATAATTCTTGGGTGGAATAATGACATAATTAAGGTTACTCCTATTCATGAAGATAAGCAGGTGATGTTTTGCTTGTTTGAATTGAGGGATAAACCTGTCAGTTGGTTTGGTAGTTGTGTTTATGCAAGTAACAATGGAAGGGGGAGAAGAAAGCTGTGGAGAGAACTAGAGATCCAAAGTAATATTACTAAAAACAGGCCATGGATCATTTTTGGAGATTTTACTGTTACTAGGAGGTTAAATGAACATACTGCAGGGGGATCTTTCCTTACAGATGAGATGCATGAATTCAATGATTGTGTGAATAAAATTGAGGTTGATGACATTGGCAGTTCAGGATTTCATTACACATGGACAAGATCTTTGAAAAATCCTAATTGTGGTATTCTCAAAAAGTTAGATAGAATTCTTATCAATGAAGAGTTCTTAACTCAATTTCCCCAAGCATATGGGAGATTCTTGCTTTATGTAATATCTGATCATAGCCCTGCAGTATTGGGGATTACAAAAAGTCAAGATGCTCAGAAGAAATCATTTAGATTTATGAACTATATTGCATACAAGGATGGATTTAGGGAATTGGTTAATGAGGAATGGAGTAAGAACATTCATGGGTATGCAATGTTTAGAGTGGTGAAGAAACTAGAGAATCTAAAGAAAGGCCTGAAAAGTTTAAATTGGAAGAATGGAAATTTACATGAAAAAGTTGAGGCACTAAAGGCTGATCTTAAAGAGATTCAAAAGAAGGTGGATGATGATCCATATGAGGGTGCTCTAAGGAAGAAGGCAACTGAAGTGTTagaagaatatgaaaatgctaagATGGATGAACTAAGATTGTTATATCAAAAAGCTAAGATTGATTGGCTAATTGATGGTGACAAAAACACTAAATACTTTCATAGTATCCTCAAAAGCAGGAAGCACAAGAGTAGAGTGGAGAGTATTTGTGATGAAAATGGTAATAGGTATTTTGATGAGCAAGTTGCTGAGCAATGTGTTAGGCATTTTCAGCAATTTTTGGGAGTTGCAGATAATACTAGACCTGTAGAAGAATTAGGGAAATATATTTTCTAA